Within the Ensifer canadensis genome, the region GTCGGCGGTATCGTCGAAGACGACGATGCCGGCATGGCCGATCAAACCGTCCCTTGCGGCAAAGGCTTCATAGTCGAACGGCGTGTCGAACAGCGCGCGCGGGAAATAGGCGCCGAGCGGGCCGCCCACCTGCACCGCCTTGACCCGACGGCCGCTCGCCGTGCCGCCGCCGATATGATCGATGATCTCGCCGAGCGCCAGGCCGAAGGCGGTTTCGAATAGGCCGGGATGCTTGACGTTGCCAGCGATCTGGATCGGGATCGTGCCGCGCGAACGGCCCATGCCGAAGTCGCGGTAGAAGACAGCACCCTTGTCCATGATGACAGGAACGGAGGCGAGCGAGATGACGTTGTTGATGACGGTCGGACAGTCGAACAGGCCCTTGTGTGCCGGCAACGGCGGCTTGGCGCGCACGATGCCGCGCTTGCCCTCGAGGCTGTTCAGGAGCGCCGTTTCCTCGCCGCAGACATAGGCGCCGGCGCCGGTGCGCACCTCCATGTCGAACGCCCGGCCGGAGCCGAGCACCGATGGCCCGAGCACGCCAGCGGCACGCGCGATCTCGATCGCCTTAGCCATCGTCGCGATCGCATGCGGATATTCGGACCTCGTGTAGATGAAGCCCTTGGTCGCACCGGTCGCGAGCCCTGATATCGCCATGCCTTCGATCAGCACGAAGGGATCGCCCTCCATGATCATCCGGTCGGCAAAGGTGCCGCTGTCGCCCTCGTCGGCGTTGCAGACGATGTATTTGCGTGCGCCAGCGGCTTCGAGCACGGTCTTCCACTTGATCCCGGTCGGAAAGCCGGCGCCGCCGCGACCGCGAAGACCACTGTCGGTCACCTGGGCAACGATTGCCATCGGCTCCATGGCGATGGCGTTCTCAAGTCCGCGAAGACCGCCATGCGAGCGGTAATCGTCGAGCGACAGCGGATCGATGACGCCACAGCGCGCAAACGTCAGCCGTGTCTGCTGCTTCAGGAACGGAATATCCTCGGTCTTCCCGAGACAGAGCGCGTGATCGCCGCCGGCAACAAGCCCGGCATCAAGCAGAGAGACAACATCACGGGCCTTCACCGGCCCATAGGCGACGCGCCCCTCCGAGGTTTCCACCTCGACCAGCGGCTCCAGCCAGTGCAGTCCGCGCGAACCGTTGCGCACAATGGCAACGTCGAGGCCGCGCGCGGCGACCGCGTCCTCCATCGCCTTTGCAACCTTGTCGGCGCCCAGCGCCAATGCTGCGGCATCACGGGGAATGTAGATCTTTGTTGTCATCGGCGCGCCTCCGCGACGAGAGCTTCGAGATCGTCGGCATCGACCCGGGCATGCACCTCTCCGTCGAGCATCGCGGAGGGTGCGCAGGAACAGAGCCCGAGACAGTAGACCGGCTCGAGCGTCACCG harbors:
- a CDS encoding formate dehydrogenase beta subunit, which translates into the protein MTTKIYIPRDAAALALGADKVAKAMEDAVAARGLDVAIVRNGSRGLHWLEPLVEVETSEGRVAYGPVKARDVVSLLDAGLVAGGDHALCLGKTEDIPFLKQQTRLTFARCGVIDPLSLDDYRSHGGLRGLENAIAMEPMAIVAQVTDSGLRGRGGAGFPTGIKWKTVLEAAGARKYIVCNADEGDSGTFADRMIMEGDPFVLIEGMAISGLATGATKGFIYTRSEYPHAIATMAKAIEIARAAGVLGPSVLGSGRAFDMEVRTGAGAYVCGEETALLNSLEGKRGIVRAKPPLPAHKGLFDCPTVINNVISLASVPVIMDKGAVFYRDFGMGRSRGTIPIQIAGNVKHPGLFETAFGLALGEIIDHIGGGTASGRRVKAVQVGGPLGAYFPRALFDTPFDYEAFAARDGLIGHAGIVVFDDTADMLKQARFAMEFCAIESCGKCTPCRIGSTRGVEVADKIAAGIEPEKNRELLSDLCNTMKFGSLCALGGFTPYPVVSAMTHFPDDFKPAPLVEAAE